Within Hydrogenophaga sp. PAMC20947, the genomic segment AGCGCGCGGGGGGGCAGGCACATCGACCCGGCCCGACCGCACGGTACCGCTCACGCGCCGGCTGCGGATGGCATCACCACTCCAGTAATAGGAGACGGGGTGCTCTGGCAGGCGAAGCAGGGGATGGGGGGTGATCATCTGGGCCAGTGCCGTGAGGCGAAGCAGCCCATCTGCGCTGCGTTCAACTGAATCGCTCCGATTTTCGTGGCGGGCGGCTGGTTGGCGTCAAGCCACCGGGGTGGATGCCTGGCTGGCGAGTTGCCGGTGGGTGAGGGCAGCCTGCGGAGCTTGCATCAGGAAACGCGGTTCAGAAAACCCATTTAAAGAGGGGCCGGGGCCGAAGCCGCCATGGTTTGCCCGGGGCACCAGGGATGCCCTTGCGCCATGTCACGCAGCCCCAGCGGGGACAGCAAGGGGTGGCTGTCAGGCCTCGAAGCCGATCTCCACGCGCAGCGGTGCGGCATCGGAGCCGATCAGCTTGCTGATGAATTTCGCCGCCTGCACAGGATTTTTCGACTGGGTGGTGATGGCCACGCTGTAGATGGTGGACAGGCCCAGCTTGCCCGGCAGCAGCCCGGCCACCACCACGTCCGGGGCAAACCGGATTTCGGTGGTCTGGATACAGCCCAGCAAGCCCTTGCCTTTGCCCTTGGCGAGCGCGGCCAGCGCTTCTTCGCTGTTGGGGAAGATGTGCAGCCGTGTCTTCAATTCGTCTTCGTTGATGCCCAGTTTTCTGAGCACCCGAATGATGTGTGCGCCGGCCGTGGACAGCTTGGGGTCGGGGATGTAAATGCCTTCGGCCGCCAGCAGGGCTGCCTCGAAGGCATCGGTGGAGACGATATCGGGCACAGGATCACCCTTGCGCACGGCGACCCCTGTCTTGACCACGCCCAAGATACGGGCACTGCCCGCCACCACATGACCGTCTTGCTCCAGCTGCGTGATCTGCGCATCGGTCAGGGCCACCAGGTCGGCCGCTTCGCCGTCGGTGACACCGTCTTCGATCGTGCCCACGGCATCGAACACGCACTCGACCTCACAACCCGTCTCGGAAAGAAAGGCATCGTGGAGTTGCGCGACCAACCCCTGAACGGCACCGCCGCTGAGCATTTTTATTTTTGTCATGCCCCTATTTTGCCTTGTTGGCCGGATGGTTTCACGGACGGCATCGGTTTTATAGCAACACAGGCGAAAAGAGGGCCTGGTCTGCTTGCTGCGCCGTGGGCCGCTGCGAACGATGCCTGGAACCGGGCGGTCATGGCCGCCCACTACAATTTCGGCCCTGCTTGCCTTTCCCGGACCCTATTCCCATGAACATCACCGTCAGCCCCGAGCTGAAAGCCTATATCGACCCCCTGACCCCAGACGAACACGAGGCGCTGGAGCGCAGCATCCTGGCCGAGGGCTGCCGCGATGCGCTGGTGTTGTGGGGCGAAACCCTGGTGGACGGGCACAACCGCTACGGGATATGCCAGAAACACGGTTTGCCGTTTCAGACGGTGCAAAACACGCGATTCCAGTCGATGGACGACGTGCACCTGTGGATGATCGACCAGCATCTGGGCCGCCGCAGCGTGTCGGATTTCCAGCGGGGTGTGCTGGCGCTGCGCAAGCGCGAGATTCTGGCCGAGCGGCGTGCACAGGCGCAAGCGGCCGAGCCGTCGCCGGATGGGGCTGTAGCCGCCGATTCGTCGACCGCTCCCTGGGACGCCTCTGGCGAAACGGATGGGCTGCCGGCGGCCAAGCCATTGAACAGCCGCGAAGACATCGCCAAAGCGGCCCGCCTGAGCAGCAGCCAGGTGGTGATGATCGAAAAGATCCAGAAGCAGGCGGCGCCGGAGCTGGTGGAGGCGTTGAAAGCGGGCACGTTGTCGCTCAATGCCGCCGCCGCAGTGGCTTCGTTGCCGGCGGAAGAGCAAAAGGCGGCCGTCAGCGCGGGCAAAGAGGAGCTGAAGCTGGCGGCCAAGCGCGTGCGCGATGCGCGGCGAAAGCCTCCCCGCGAGGCGGACGATGCGGCGGATTCGACAGAAGCCGAAGCTGGCAACGGCGCAACGGCCCGGTATGCGCCTGTGGACGAGGCGCAGGCCTTGCAGGCGCAGGTGGCGGCCTTGCAGCTTGAAAACACGGCTTTGCGCGAGCAGGTGATGAGCTTGCAGGCCCAGCTCGATGCGCTGTCGGTTTGAGGCTGCCCGGAACGTCTTCGCGGCGGTGACGGGGTCAGGCGCCCGATTGAGCGCCTGAGGGCCGCTGCTACGCGACTTTTCGACCTGTGCTCACGCCGCGCTGGGCGTTGTGGCGTTGGGCTGCCCAGGCTGTTTCCTTGGGCACGATGGTTTTGCCAATGGGGGCCAAGGCGAGGCCCGCCAGCTTCAGGTGTTGCAGGCCAAAGGGAATGCCAATGATGGTCAGGAAGAGGGCCACGGCTGAAATCACGTGGCCTATGGCCAGCCAGATGCCGGCCAGCAGAAACCAGATGATGTTGCCCACGGTGCCAAACGGGCTGGTGCCGATGTCGCCCTGGCCGGTGAGCGCCTTGCGGTCAATGGCTTCGTGACCAAAGGGGAAAAAGGCAAATTTCCCGATGACGAAGCAGGCACGGCCCCAGGGCGCACCGACGATGGTGACAAACGCCAGCAGGCTCACGATCCACCAGCCCAGGCCCATGAAAAAGCCCCCCAGAATGAACCACAGGAAGTTGCCGATGGCGCGCATGTGAGAGGTTCCTTCCGGCTGTGGGGTTGAGGGGTTGGCGGGGGCCGTCCAGTGTAGCGCTGTGTCAGGCGGAAGGCCTGGGCGCCTCAGCGGCTCAGGCTGCGCAGAAAGGCGGCGAGATCGGCGGCTTGCGAGTCGTTCAGATGCAGCGCCCGCAAGATGCGTTCACCGTCGGCGTGCAGGCGCTCTTCGTTGAGTTCAGCGTAGTGCTGGACCACGTCTTCGATGCGGCCCAGGCTGCCGTTGTGCATGTACGGCGCGGTCTCGCTCAGCTGGCGCAGGCCGGGTACCCGGAATTCGCCGAAGTGCCGGGGCTCCAAAATCACATGGCGCGTGCCCACCGCCCTGGGGTCCTGCGCGCCGGCGTCGTTGAAGCGCCCCAGGCGGTTGTAGTCGCTTTGCAGCAGTTGCTGGAGCCCGCGGTAGCGACCGGCATCCACCCCACCGGGCACAAAAAAGGGCATGCCAATGTCGGCGAACTCGCCGTTGGTGAAGCGGGGCCCCGCATGGCAGACGGTGCAGCGGCCCTCGCCGATGAACAGGCGCAGGCCACGCTGGGCTGTCAAGGGGTAGTTGGCCGCCGCAGCGGTGTCCCCCCGGGCCAGCGCATCGCGGAAATCATCAAAAGGCGTGCGGGGTGAGACCAGGGTGGCCTGGTAGGCGGCCAGGGCTTTGGCCACGTCGACCACCAAAGTGGCGTCGTCGGTGGGCAGCGCCTGCTGGAACGCTGCCTGATAACCGTCGGCAAGCTCGGGTGTGCCGCGCATGCGATCGCCCAGGCTGCGCAGGGTCTGGTGCATTTCGCCCTCGGTCAGCAGCGGTGTCAGGCTGGCGGCCCACAGGGAGTCGTGGCTGCCGCCCCAGCCCAGCCAGCGCGCTTGCGCGCTGTCGAGCAGGCTGGGCGTGTTGCGCTGGCCGTCGAGGCGGCCGACGGCGGTGGGCAGGCCGTCCTGAAAGGCTCTGGCTGGCTGGTGGCAGGTGGCGCAGGCCAATTGGCCGTTGCCAGACAGACGCGGGTCAAAAAACAGCGAGGCACCCCATTGGGCGACGGTGGTTTGTTTCGCCACCCGGTTCGAGGCGTCTTCCCGGGCCGCGGGTGGCCACGGACCGTGGGCCTGGATCTGAGCCTGTTCGCCGGGCGAAAAATCCAGCAACCCGGCAGGAGGGGGTGGAGCCCGTGTCTGGCTGGCGGCTGGCAGCACTGCCCAGGTCGCGCCCGCAGTCAGCAGCGCTGGCAAAGCCCATCGCCTCAGGATGCCCAGCCCGGGACTGCGCCCGGGGCCCGGTTGCGCGCTGCCGCCTGGTTTCACTTCAGGATCACCGACCGGGTCAAGGTGTGGGTCTGGCCATCGAGGCGGGTGTCCACTTTCAAGGCCCAGCGCCCGGCCATGTGCCAGACCATGCCTTCCACCCGCCACTGGCCATCGTCCAGGGCGGTGAAGGAAGGCTTGTAGTTCATGCCGTGGCGGTGGTCCGGCATTTCCGCATCCACCTTCATCAGCTGGGCCGACACCGGACACAGCGTGAGCCGCATCACAAAAGGCTCACCAACCGTGGGCAGCGCCGGTTCGGTGGTCCAGCTCGCTTGCACCGGCCCCGACACCATGAGCGCCGGCGCATCAGCGGGCAAAGGGCAGGTGGCGGCCTGCGCGGTGAGGGCTGCGCCGCTGCACAGTGCCGCGATCAGCAGGGTTCGGCCTGCACATGAGGTTTCATTCTGCATGGCGGTGTCAGGCCTTCAACAGCGAGGCGAACAGCGCTTCACCGTTGCGGTAGGCGATGCGCTCGGCCACGTCCCGCGGCACATCGGCCAGCCAGGCCCGTGTCCAGTCGGCGTGTTCGCCTATGTAGTACCAGCGCTCGGGCGTGAAGGTGTCGGTGCCCACGACGAAACGGTCGGGATAGGCCAGGAAGGCTGCCCGCCAGCCCGGGTCGACGCGCCCCATGGTGGCGTGGTCGCTGCGGAACGCGAGGTCGCACCAGAGGTTGGGGTATTGGCCGAGCATGGCGCGCACCTTCTCGGGCGCATCAAACCCTGAGTGGGCCCAGAGAATGCGGGCGCCCGGGTCTTGCTGGAACTGGCGTTCAATTGCGTCCGCGTCTGAATGGGAGTGCAGAAAGATCCGGTACTGCTTGGCCAGGCCGACGACCTTGCGCATGACGGGCAGATCGGCGTCTTTGCCATAAATGTGGTACTCGCCGATGGCCGCGTATTTGTATTTTTCGAGCCGCTGTTCCAGCATGCCCACCACGCTGGCATCGTGCATCCAGGTGCCCAGCTCGCCGCGTTTGCGGTAAGGGCGCAGCGACGGGATGATGAGATCGGGTGCTTCGGCGTAAAGCATCTGGGTGCCTTCATCGCTGCTGCTGGAGACCATGGCGCGCTTCAGCCCGGCCTTGCGCAGCAGCGCCACAGCGTCTTTCGGCGGGAGCTTTTCCCAGGCGTCGTGGCTGTAATGCAGGTGGGCGTCAAAGATGGGCAGCGGCGCATCGGCGGCTTGCGCCTGGCTCAAGGTGGCCAAGCTTGCCGCGGTGCCCAACAGCCAGTCTCGGCGGCGGATGGCTGGCTGGTGCATGTTCAGAGGGTTCATGGGGTGTCCTTGGGTGCGGGGGCTCAGGCCATTCAGCTTAAAAGAAAGGGAATAACCCCGAACCCTGCTGCAAAACGGGCCACATGGCGTGCTGGGCGGCGCCGTCAGGCGCCGAGCAGCTGTTCGGTAATGAGTCGCCAATGGCCTTCGCTCACCGGGGTGATCGACAAGCGGTTGCCGCGTTTGAGCAACAGCATGTCGGCGAGCTCAGGCACAGCGCGCAGCGCCGGCAAACCCAGAAGTGGCGTCTTTTTCAGCGCTTTGACGTCCAGCAACAACCAGCGCGGGTCATCGGGGGGCGACTTGGGGTCGTGGTAGGGCGATTGTGGGTCGAACTGGGTGGGGTCGGGGCGTGTGGTTGAAGCCACCTCGGCGATCCCCGCGACGCCCGGTTCGGGGCAGCTGGAGTGGTAGAACAGCACGCCGTCGCCCACCTGCATGGCATCGCGCATGAAGTTGCGTGCCTGGTAGTTGCGCACGCCGGTCCAGGCCACGGTGGCATTGGACGCCGCGAGCGCGTCGTCGATCGAGCACTCGTCGGGCTCGGATTTCATGAGCCAGAAATGGGGTGGCCGGGTGGGGGACATGGCCACATCTTAGCGGCGTCTGGCCGACGCCGGCAGCCCGGGTTTGCCCGCCAAGCGGTACTTTTTGCGTCATTTCGCAGGTGTCAGGGCCGCGATCCGATCACTTCTCCCTAGCATCGCCCCTGGCCCGGCTCCTTGTGTGCGGGGCCTTGAACCAACCCATCAGTTTCAGGGAGATGTGACGCCATGATTGCCCCATTTTTTGAAGAAGTTTCCCGCCTGCCAGGCGTGGATGTGCTGGACCGGCTCAGGGCCGAGGCGGTGTATGGCCAGGACACCGGGGGCAGTGAGCGCTTCCCGGCCGGGGCCATCGTGGTGCGCGCGGCGGGGTCGATACGGGAGGTGCTGGCGCTGGCCAACCGGCACAAGACACCGTTGTGGCCCATCAGTGGCGGGCGCAACTTCGGCTACGGGACTGCTTTGCCTGTTGACACGCGCAGTTTCATTCTGGATCTGTCCCATCTGCGCGCCGTGCAGATCGATGTCGACTCGTGCACGGCGTTGATCGAGCCGGGCGTCACCCAGGCCGATCTGCACGCGGCGATCCTGAAAAGTGGCGCAAAGTTGCTGGTGCCGACCACCGGGGTGGGCCCGAACGGCAACATCCTTGGCAATGCACTGGACGGCGGCTACGGCCTCACGCCTGTGGCGGACCATTTCGATGCGGTTTGTGAGTTTGAAGGGTTCTGGGGCAATGGCACGGAATTTCGCCATGTGTACCAGGACATGGCCTGTGCCGAAATGGCCAAGCGCTGGGCGCCGGGCACCGGCGCTTCCTGGGCGGGTTTGCTGCGCCAGGGCAACTTTGGCGTGGTCACCCGAGCGCGTGTGCAACTGGCCAGGGCGCCTGAGGCCACACGCATCCTGGTGTTTGAGTGGAAGAGTGACCAGGCCTTCGAGGCGAGCCAGCCGGCGTTGAGTGCCCTGGCAGAGGAGATTCCGGGCATTGGCGGCATCATCATGATGAACGACAGCCGCGTGTTGTCCACCCAGGTCGACACGCCGCTGGCCAATCCGCTGCGGGGCGATGTCCGGCAGGCCTATCTCAAAGAACTGGCTCGGTGCCGCAAGATCTCGCCCTGGACCGGTCTGGGGACCTTGTACGGGTCGAGCGCGGCGGTCGCCGGGGCGGTGAGCGATATTCGCCGGCGCCTGAAGCATTGCCGGGTCTGGAGCTTCAGCCCGGCCCAGATCCGGCTGCTGCAGAAAACCCTGCACCACCTGCCCACATGGGGCTTTTCCGCGCTGCGTCGGCATTTTGGCTCGCTGGTCAACACCCTGGGCACCGTCGAGGGGTACCCCATCGTGGCGTTTCTCAAGATCGCTTATGCCCTCGATCCACGGGTCAAAACCCTCACCGAGAAGGCTCATCCGGCCAAGGATGGCGTGGGCATCCTCTGGTATGCCCCCTTGATCCCGTTCACCGCGGCCGAGGTCAAGCGCTACCGAAAAGTCATGAGCGACTGCCTGGGCACCAACGGTTTTGATCCTTTGCTCGCGGTGACTTCGCGGTCCTCACGGGCGCTCTCTGGCACGATTCCTGTCCTGTTTGACCGCTCCAATCCCGTTGAGGTGGCGCGGGCGCACCACTGCTACCGGGAGCTGGTCAAAGTGGGGCTGGCCAATGGCTGGCCGCCGTACCGCATCGGTGTCAATGACATGGACTTGGTGGCCTGCCCGTCAGATTCGGCCAGCGCGCAGGTTCAGCGGCTGATCAAGCAGGCGCTGGATGGCAACGGGGTGGTGGCGGCCGGGCGCTACGAACACGCTTCACCGCAAGCCGGTTCCTCACGCCAGGCGACCGGCGCCCCGGTGCAGCCGGTGGCGCACTGAAGGCGGAGCCGCGCACAGGTCGCTGCCAAGCCTTCGCGGGCGTCCTCAGGGTGGCGTCTTGCGGACCACGGCGGTGGCCAGCCGGTCGACAGCGGCGAACAGCTCTTCGACGGTGTCGGGTTTGTAGATCAGCTCGTTCACACCGGCAGCGGGCGCATCGGCGCGCAGGCTGTCGTTGATGTGGCCCGAGGTGATGGCCACGGGGGTGTGTACCGATCGTGCCTTGACGGCGCGGGCGAAATCGAGGCCCGACATGCCCGGCATGTTGTAGTCGCTGATCACCAGGTCAAACTGCGCCGGATCGCGGCAGAAAGCACTCAAAGCTTCGGTGGCATCAACAAAGACGCTGACGCGGTAGTGCTTTTTTTCCAGCAGGCGTTTCATCAGAAACGTGATCAGCTCATCGTCGTCCAGATAGAGGATGTGCGGCCCTTCCGGCCGCAGCTGATCGCCGTCGAGCGACATCATTTCCAGTGCGCCAAACTCGCTCGCCAGGGGTGCGGGTGCCGTCGCCGGCTCTTCGCCGTTGGCGGCACTGGCCGGGAAGTACAAGACAAACGAGGTGCCTTCACCAGGTGCCGTCTGGACGTCGAGAAAAGCCTGGTGGTCACGCAGAATTCCGTGCACCACAGCCAGCCCCAGACCGGTGCCGCTGCCGGGTGGTTTGGTGGTGAAAAAAGGCTCAAAAATACGGGCGCGGGTCTCATGGTCCATGCCATCGCCGTTGTCGCTCACGGTCAGTCGGGCCCAGCTGTCCACGGGATCTTCTCCCAGCCCGAGGTGTGCGAGCGCAGCAGGGGTTGCCTGCGGCGGCAGGCCTTCATAGGTGTCCAGCGTCACCGAAATCACGCCCGGACGCCCCTTGGGGATGGCTTGCCAGGCGTTGGTGCACAAGTTGAGCAGCACTTGTTCGATTTGCGTGGCATCGGCCAGCACGATCGGGGTATCCGGGTCGCATGTCACGCGGAGGTCTGTGCCCGCGGGCAGGCTGATGCGCAGCAGGCGGGTGGACTCTTCGACAATGCGCTTGAGGCGCATGTCTGTGCGCTCCAGTACCTGGCGGCGGCTGAAGGCCAGGATCTGTTTCACGAGGTCGCGCGCGCGCCGGCTGGCCTTGCGGATTTCCAGCAGGCTGGTGCGGACGGGGTTGTCCCGGTCGGTATCGCTGAGCGCCAGCTCCACGTTGCCGAGGATGGCGGCCACGATGTTGTTGAAATCGTGTGCCACGCCACCGGCCAGCGTGCCCAGCGCTTCCATCTTCTGGCTCTCACGCAGCTGCGATTCGAGCACGGTGCGCAAGGCGTCGGCTTCGCGGCGCTCGGTGAGGTCAAAATCGATGCAATAAAACTCGGGCTCGCTGCCCGGGATGTCCAGGTAGGCGTGGCTGGAGAACACCTCGATCGGTGACCCGTCCTTGCGCTTGAGCACCAGGTCGCCTTCCGGAATGGACTCGCCCGTGGCGATCATGTGGGCCGTGGCGAGCTTGACGCCTTCGATCATGCTGGGTGGGATGATGAGATCCAGCAGGCTGCGGCCAATGGCCTCCTCGGCGGTGTAGCCGTACAGGCGCTCCGAAGCCTTGTTCCAGTAGCGGGTGATGAGGTCGGTGCCGTAGCCCTGGACCGAGACGTTGGACACGCGGTCCAGCATTTGTCGGTACCGCGCGTCGGTGTCCCGCACGGTCGCTTCGGTGCGGCGGCTGTGGGTGATGTCGGAGATGAAGGTGTCCCAGGCCGTGCTGCCGTCGTCCAGTCGATGGGGGCGGGCCACACCATGCAGCCATTTTCGCTGGCCCGAGGGCGTTGTGATGCGCCATTCATACGACCAGTCGCCGAGGTGGGCGGCCGAAGCCTGGATCGAGTCGCGAAAAGGGCCGAGGTCCTGGGCGTCAACCATGTCCCAGAGGGCCGTGACGTTGCGCTCGATCGTGGGGTTGTCCAATTCCCACAAGTCGACGCAGCCGGGGCTCATGTGAGCCATCTGCTCGCTGCCGTCCGGTGCCAGAACATAGCGAAACACAGCGCCAGGGAAGCACGCTGCCATCTTTTGCAAGTGGGCTGCGACGGCTTGCTGGGCCGGCGCGCGGTCGGAGGTCACAGGTATGCCTTGGGAAAACACTCAATGGACTTGACCGGCGATGAACCGGGCTTGAGGACACTGTATCGGAAGTAAACCGTGTTCGCTTGATGCCATTTCCGGTGCGCGCAATTGGACGGTGAACGGCCGTCGCGCCGCTGGCCAGTGCGTGGAACCCTGTGCCATCCTGTGTGTACCATCGCATGTGACCTGCGCGACGCCACCTGGACGCCTGGCGGGGCACACTGCCCGTGGCGCTGCATCCGTCAAACTGGGTGGCGCAAAAGTCTGCCTCTGAGCCAAAGCCGGTGCACGGTGCACAAGTGCCCGGGTCCGGATCCGCCTCGTTTCTCAACCCCATTCCATGCCATCCCCCCAAGCTTTGCTGGCCCGTCCCCGCCGTCGGTTGATCGCCAACTTGCTGGCGCAATTGGCGTTTGGCTTGTTGGCCATGACCATATGCTTGCCATCCATGCAGGAGTGGGGGGGCATCTTTGGGCGCGATCAGGCGGCCGTCCAGCTGACGTTCAGTGGCTTTGTGGTGGCTTATGGGGTGTTGCAGCTGGTGTATGGCCCGGTGTCTGATCGCCTGGGGCGCAAGCGGGTGTTGCTGTTTGGGCTGACCCTGGCCTGCGTGGGATCGGTGCTGGCGGCGCTCTCGGGCAGTTTGTCCATGCTGGTGGGCGCGCGGGTGCTGCAAGGTGCTGGCTGCGCCGCGGGCATGGTGGTGGGGCGCGCCATGGTGCAGGATTTGTTTGAGGGCCCGGAGCGCACCCGCGTGATGGCCTATGTGGGCATGGCCATGGGTTTTTGCCCCCCACTGGCCATGGTGTTGGGCGGCCAGTTGCATGTGTGGCTGGGGTGGCAAGCCAATTTCGTCTTGATGGCCCTGCTGTCGGTCGGGCTGTGGGTGGCTGCCTGGCGGGGGCTGCCCGAACACCCGCGAACGGTGGCGGCTTCGGCTGCAGGCCATTGGTTGCCCACGATGCTCGCGTCGTACAAACGCCTGGGGCAAGAGCCTGCTTTCATTGCCTTTGTGGTGATCCTGTCGTCCACCACGGCTTCGTTTTATGCTTTTCTGGCCGGCGCACCCATCGTGCTGGGCAGCTATGGTGTCGGCCCGGCGGGCGTGGGCTTCTACATCATGGTGGGACCGCTGTCTTACATCGTGGGCAATTTTTTGACCACGTACCTGGTGCACCGCTGGCACGAGCGGCTCATCATGCGGGTGGGCCAGGCCTTGACCGTCGGCGGTATCTCGACCATGGTGGGTTTGTCGCTGGCCGGGCTGCACACGCCACTGGCGTTCGCTTTGCCCATGGTGCTGCTGGGCATGGGCAACGGTTTGCTGGTCCCGCCGGCCTTGGCCGGTACCGTGGGGATCGTGCCCGCTCTGGCCGGCGCCGCAGCCGCCGTGGCGGGCTTGATGCAGCAACTCATGGGCGCTGTGGGTGGTTTCGCCGTGGGCTTGTTTTCCCACGATGATGCGGTCCATCTGGGGCTGCTGATGTTGGTCTTGGCCGGGTGTGGTGTGGCGGCGCAAGTGTGGTTGCACAACATGCCCAGCCAGCCGCCGCGTCATGCCGCACAGTGACCTGTGAGGTTGTTGGCGCCACGTTTTTCCCCGGGCGCGCTTGGGGATTCGATAGCATGGCACGGGTCGGTCACGAACCGCATCAAACAAATGGAGCATGGCATGGCAAGTTGGACAGGGCATCGAGGGTTGAGGTGGATGGGCGCCATGCTGGTGTGTGCCTGGCTGGCGGGGTGCGCTGTGCCCCGCGCTGCCCGGGTGCCCATGCCGTCGTTGTCATTGCCCGCTGAGGCGGGGCGGGTGGCGCCTGTTCTGATTGTTTTCTTGCC encodes:
- a CDS encoding substrate-binding domain-containing protein, which produces MTKIKMLSGGAVQGLVAQLHDAFLSETGCEVECVFDAVGTIEDGVTDGEAADLVALTDAQITQLEQDGHVVAGSARILGVVKTGVAVRKGDPVPDIVSTDAFEAALLAAEGIYIPDPKLSTAGAHIIRVLRKLGINEDELKTRLHIFPNSEEALAALAKGKGKGLLGCIQTTEIRFAPDVVVAGLLPGKLGLSTIYSVAITTQSKNPVQAAKFISKLIGSDAAPLRVEIGFEA
- a CDS encoding plasmid replication/partition related protein; protein product: MNITVSPELKAYIDPLTPDEHEALERSILAEGCRDALVLWGETLVDGHNRYGICQKHGLPFQTVQNTRFQSMDDVHLWMIDQHLGRRSVSDFQRGVLALRKREILAERRAQAQAAEPSPDGAVAADSSTAPWDASGETDGLPAAKPLNSREDIAKAARLSSSQVVMIEKIQKQAAPELVEALKAGTLSLNAAAAVASLPAEEQKAAVSAGKEELKLAAKRVRDARRKPPREADDAADSTEAEAGNGATARYAPVDEAQALQAQVAALQLENTALREQVMSLQAQLDALSV
- a CDS encoding YccF domain-containing protein encodes the protein MRAIGNFLWFILGGFFMGLGWWIVSLLAFVTIVGAPWGRACFVIGKFAFFPFGHEAIDRKALTGQGDIGTSPFGTVGNIIWFLLAGIWLAIGHVISAVALFLTIIGIPFGLQHLKLAGLALAPIGKTIVPKETAWAAQRHNAQRGVSTGRKVA
- a CDS encoding cytochrome c peroxidase, with product MPALLTAGATWAVLPAASQTRAPPPPAGLLDFSPGEQAQIQAHGPWPPAAREDASNRVAKQTTVAQWGASLFFDPRLSGNGQLACATCHQPARAFQDGLPTAVGRLDGQRNTPSLLDSAQARWLGWGGSHDSLWAASLTPLLTEGEMHQTLRSLGDRMRGTPELADGYQAAFQQALPTDDATLVVDVAKALAAYQATLVSPRTPFDDFRDALARGDTAAAANYPLTAQRGLRLFIGEGRCTVCHAGPRFTNGEFADIGMPFFVPGGVDAGRYRGLQQLLQSDYNRLGRFNDAGAQDPRAVGTRHVILEPRHFGEFRVPGLRQLSETAPYMHNGSLGRIEDVVQHYAELNEERLHADGERILRALHLNDSQAADLAAFLRSLSR
- a CDS encoding amidohydrolase family protein, with amino-acid sequence MNPLNMHQPAIRRRDWLLGTAASLATLSQAQAADAPLPIFDAHLHYSHDAWEKLPPKDAVALLRKAGLKRAMVSSSSDEGTQMLYAEAPDLIIPSLRPYRKRGELGTWMHDASVVGMLEQRLEKYKYAAIGEYHIYGKDADLPVMRKVVGLAKQYRIFLHSHSDADAIERQFQQDPGARILWAHSGFDAPEKVRAMLGQYPNLWCDLAFRSDHATMGRVDPGWRAAFLAYPDRFVVGTDTFTPERWYYIGEHADWTRAWLADVPRDVAERIAYRNGEALFASLLKA
- a CDS encoding EVE domain-containing protein; the protein is MSPTRPPHFWLMKSEPDECSIDDALAASNATVAWTGVRNYQARNFMRDAMQVGDGVLFYHSSCPEPGVAGIAEVASTTRPDPTQFDPQSPYHDPKSPPDDPRWLLLDVKALKKTPLLGLPALRAVPELADMLLLKRGNRLSITPVSEGHWRLITEQLLGA
- a CDS encoding FAD-binding protein, which produces MIAPFFEEVSRLPGVDVLDRLRAEAVYGQDTGGSERFPAGAIVVRAAGSIREVLALANRHKTPLWPISGGRNFGYGTALPVDTRSFILDLSHLRAVQIDVDSCTALIEPGVTQADLHAAILKSGAKLLVPTTGVGPNGNILGNALDGGYGLTPVADHFDAVCEFEGFWGNGTEFRHVYQDMACAEMAKRWAPGTGASWAGLLRQGNFGVVTRARVQLARAPEATRILVFEWKSDQAFEASQPALSALAEEIPGIGGIIMMNDSRVLSTQVDTPLANPLRGDVRQAYLKELARCRKISPWTGLGTLYGSSAAVAGAVSDIRRRLKHCRVWSFSPAQIRLLQKTLHHLPTWGFSALRRHFGSLVNTLGTVEGYPIVAFLKIAYALDPRVKTLTEKAHPAKDGVGILWYAPLIPFTAAEVKRYRKVMSDCLGTNGFDPLLAVTSRSSRALSGTIPVLFDRSNPVEVARAHHCYRELVKVGLANGWPPYRIGVNDMDLVACPSDSASAQVQRLIKQALDGNGVVAAGRYEHASPQAGSSRQATGAPVQPVAH
- a CDS encoding response regulator, whose amino-acid sequence is MTSDRAPAQQAVAAHLQKMAACFPGAVFRYVLAPDGSEQMAHMSPGCVDLWELDNPTIERNVTALWDMVDAQDLGPFRDSIQASAAHLGDWSYEWRITTPSGQRKWLHGVARPHRLDDGSTAWDTFISDITHSRRTEATVRDTDARYRQMLDRVSNVSVQGYGTDLITRYWNKASERLYGYTAEEAIGRSLLDLIIPPSMIEGVKLATAHMIATGESIPEGDLVLKRKDGSPIEVFSSHAYLDIPGSEPEFYCIDFDLTERREADALRTVLESQLRESQKMEALGTLAGGVAHDFNNIVAAILGNVELALSDTDRDNPVRTSLLEIRKASRRARDLVKQILAFSRRQVLERTDMRLKRIVEESTRLLRISLPAGTDLRVTCDPDTPIVLADATQIEQVLLNLCTNAWQAIPKGRPGVISVTLDTYEGLPPQATPAALAHLGLGEDPVDSWARLTVSDNGDGMDHETRARIFEPFFTTKPPGSGTGLGLAVVHGILRDHQAFLDVQTAPGEGTSFVLYFPASAANGEEPATAPAPLASEFGALEMMSLDGDQLRPEGPHILYLDDDELITFLMKRLLEKKHYRVSVFVDATEALSAFCRDPAQFDLVISDYNMPGMSGLDFARAVKARSVHTPVAITSGHINDSLRADAPAAGVNELIYKPDTVEELFAAVDRLATAVVRKTPP
- a CDS encoding multidrug effflux MFS transporter — translated: MPSPQALLARPRRRLIANLLAQLAFGLLAMTICLPSMQEWGGIFGRDQAAVQLTFSGFVVAYGVLQLVYGPVSDRLGRKRVLLFGLTLACVGSVLAALSGSLSMLVGARVLQGAGCAAGMVVGRAMVQDLFEGPERTRVMAYVGMAMGFCPPLAMVLGGQLHVWLGWQANFVLMALLSVGLWVAAWRGLPEHPRTVAASAAGHWLPTMLASYKRLGQEPAFIAFVVILSSTTASFYAFLAGAPIVLGSYGVGPAGVGFYIMVGPLSYIVGNFLTTYLVHRWHERLIMRVGQALTVGGISTMVGLSLAGLHTPLAFALPMVLLGMGNGLLVPPALAGTVGIVPALAGAAAAVAGLMQQLMGAVGGFAVGLFSHDDAVHLGLLMLVLAGCGVAAQVWLHNMPSQPPRHAAQ